A window of the Cryptococcus decagattii chromosome 6, complete sequence genome harbors these coding sequences:
- a CDS encoding eukaryotic translation initiation factor 3 subunit F has product MSLDTSSSAIHLQLPPTSSSIRPPSQITVHPSVIAQILTHHSRHPADSESTRVIGALMGNRSDNGQEVDIRSCFAVPHTEQGQQISVDRPFQQDMVNFLAKNGTKEVIVGWYASQKTVNSNSAIIQEYFSFETNPYPAVHLTVDTEIEESGKGLGVKGWVSQPLGLTSKSECSVFVPVPVSIKYADSERAALDLLTAPQPTPSPALPPLPTLSNSLSQLSSLIDQCLAYVQSVNNGSQTPDVEVGRYLLEGLGRWSVSGNEDEGGVKAGLQDTLTVEYLSSLVRSQVELAGRLSLLQQPVAQQ; this is encoded by the exons ATGTCTCTGGacacctcttcctccgccaTCCACCTCCAACTCCCCCCTACATCATCATCTAT CCGTCCTCCCTCCCAAATCACCGTCCACCCTTCCGTCATCGCTCAAATCCTTACCCACCACTCTCGCCACCCTGCCGACTCTGAGTCTACTCGAGTGATTGGGGCCCTTATGGGTAATCGATCCGACAATGGTCAAGAAGTCGACATTCGATCATGTTTCGCCGTCCCTCATACCGAACAAGGCCAGCAGATCTCTGTCGACAGACCGTTCCAGCAAGACATGGTCAACTTCCTCGCCAAGAATGGTACAAAGGAAGTCATTGTCGGATGGTACGCTAGTCAAAAAACTGTCAACTCCAACTCTGCTATCATCCAGGAATATTTCTCTTTCGAGACCAACCCTTACCCTGCCGTCCATTTGACCGTTGATACTGAGATTGAAGAGTCTGGAAAGGGTCTTGGTGTCAAGGGATGGGTTTCTCAACCTTTGGGACTGACTAGCAAGTCAGAGTGCTCCGTCTTCGTGCCTGTGCCTGTGTCTATCAAGTACGCCGACTCTGAGCGTGCTGCTT TGGACCTTCTCACCGCCCCCCAACCAACTCCTTCCCCTGCTCTCCCCCCTCTCCCCACTCTCTCTAATTCTCTCTCTCAACTGTCTTCCCTTATCGACCAATGTCTAGCCTACGTCCAATCCGTCAACAACGGTTCCCAAACCCCGGATGTCGAGGTTGGCCGATACCTCTTGGAAGGCCTTGGCAGATGGTCTGTGAGCgggaatgaagatgaaggtggCGTCAAGGCTGGCTTGCAAGACACTTTGACAGTGGAATATTTGTCGAGCTTGGTTAGGAGTCAGGTCGAGTTGGCGGGCAGGTTGTCACTCTTGCAGCAGCCTGTTGCTCAGCAGTAG